Proteins from a genomic interval of Zingiber officinale cultivar Zhangliang chromosome 2A, Zo_v1.1, whole genome shotgun sequence:
- the LOC122042596 gene encoding metacaspase-5-like translates to MATKRAVLVGCNYPGTKAELKGCINDVNRMHRSLVEQFGFDDRDITVLIDTDKSYTQPTGANIRRALGDLVSAAKPGDYLFFHYSGHGTRLPAETGEDDDTGYDECIVPCDMNLITDDDFRGFVDKVHRGCRLTIVSDSCHSGGLINHAKEQIGESTKHGDHAEESSGSGSGFGFRSFLKQAVHEAFESRGIHLPHEGRHLIGGDDGAAAEREYRERGGEGYFKSRSLPLSTFLELLKQKTGKDDIDVGKIRPTLFEVFGDDASPKVKKFMKFLLHKFHRHGNDGEGSGGFLSIVGGLAQELLTQKLGGGEDDDEEVKPEEVYASSGKHGERQDNGILVSGCQSDQTSADANPAGGKGGGAYGALSNAIQSILQENGGEISNRKLVIRARKMLEKQGFTQRPGLYCSDENVDAPFICDP, encoded by the exons atggcgacgaagagggcggtgTTGGTGGGTTGCAACTATCCAGGCACCAAGGCCGAACTCAAGGGATGCATCAACGACGTCAACCGGATGCACCGCTCCTTGGTGGAGCAGTTCGGCTTCGACGACCGAGACATCACCGTCCTCATCGACACCGACAAGTCCTACACTCAGCCCACCGGCGCCAACATCCGCCGAGCCCTCGGCGACCTCGTCTCCGCCGCCAAGCCCGGCGATTATCTCTTCTTCCACTACAGTGGCCATGGCACCCGCCTCCCTGCTGAGACTGGCGAGGATGATGATACGGGCTACGACGAGTGCATCGTTCCTTGCGACATGAACCTCATCACTG ATGATGACTTTAGAGGGTTTGTGGACAAAGTACATCGAGGCTGCCGGCTTACCATCGTCTCCGACTCCTGCCACAGCGGCGGCCTCATCAACCATGCCAAGGAGCAGATCGGCGAGAGCACTAAGCACGGGGACCATGCGGAAGAGAGTTCCGGTTCCGGATCCGGCTTTGGTTTCAGATCCTTCTTGAAGCAAGCTGTGCACGAAGCATTCGAGTCCCGCGGTATCCACCTTCCCCATGAAGGTCGACACCTCATAGGCGGCGACGACGGGGCCGCCGCCGAGCGCGAGTACCGGGAGCGCGGCGGCGAGGGATATTTCAAGAGCCGATCCTTGCCGCTCTCCACCTTTCTTGAGCTCCTGAAGCAAAAGACGGGGAAGGACGACATCGACGTGGGCAAGATCCGGCCGACCCTCTTCGAGGTTTTCGGCGACGACGCCAGCCCCAAAGTGAAGAAGTTCATGAAGTTCTTGCTCCACAAGTTCCACCGCCACGGCAACGACGGCGAGGGCAGCGGCGGATTCTTGAGCATCGTCGGGGGCCTGGCTCAGGAACTCCTGACGCAGAAGCTAGGCGGCGGGGAGGACGACGACGAGGAGGTGAAGCCGGAGGAGGTGTACGCGAGCAGCGGCAAGCACGGAGAACGCCAGGACAACGGGATATTGGTCAGCGGATGCCAATCGGACCAAACTTCGGCGGACGCGAATCCGGCAGGCGGGAAGGGCGGGGGGGCGTACGGAGCTCTGAGCAACGCGATCCAGAGCATCCTCCAGGAGAACGGCGGCGAGATCTCGAACCGGAAGCTGGTGATCCGAGCGAGGAAGATGCTGGAGAAGCAAGGGTTCACGCAGCGGCCAGGGCTCTATTGCAGCGACGAGAATGTGGACGCTCCCTTCATTTGTGACCCGTAG